DNA from Kiloniellales bacterium:
CAGCCCGGCGCGTCGGGGATCTGGACCTTGCCGTCCCTGGCGACCAGGGCCGGGTCGAAGAGGCCGTCCTGCCAGGGATAGTAGTCGGGCCCCTCGATGGTGAATTCCACATAGGGGCCAGCCCCTTCGATCGCGCCCATCATGTGCAGCGTGAAGACCGTGACCAGCGAGAGGTTGGCGGCGTGGGGCGTGCAGGGCAGCCCGGCGGCGCGGGCCATCTCGGCGACCCGCAGGGTGCGCGTCAGGCCGCCCAGGTAGCAGATGTCGGGCTGCACCACGTCGACCGCCGGCATGTCGATCATGCGCCGCCAGATCGTCAGGTCGCAGTCCTGCTCACCGCCGGTGACGTCGACGTCGAGCGCATCGGCCACCTCCTTGGTCCACCCCAGCTCCCAGTAGGGGCAGGGCTCCTCGTAGTGGCAGATACCGTGGTCCTCGAGCAGGCGGCCGACCTCGATCGCGCGGGCCGGGCTGAAGCCGCTGTTGGCGTCGACCAGCAGGTCGGCTTCGCCGCGCAGCCGTCGGCTGACCTCCTCGACGATCGCCTCGGTGCGGCCGGGCCAGGCGTCGACGTCGCGGCCGCACTCCTCGCCGATGCGGAACTTGAAGGCATCGTAGCCCTGCTCGCCGCGCAGCCGTACGAACCGCTCGGCCTCGTCCTCCGGCGTGATGTCGCGCTTCATGCTGGAGCCGTAGACCCGAATCGGGCGCGGGGTGCCGCCGAGCAGTTCGCAGACGCTCTTGCCCTCGCGCTTGCCGCGCAGATCCCAGAGCGCCGTGTCGAGGCCGCCCATGGCGCGGCGCAGGTAGGAGCCGGGGAACTTGTGCTCGCGCTCGGGGATCAGGTCCATCAGGCGGTCGATGTCGAGCGCGTCCGCGCCGAGCGCGTAGGGCGCGACCTGGCGGTGCAGCACCTGCGCCGTGATGTCCGCGTTGTAGGGCGCGACCTGGCCCCAGCCCTCGCCACCCTCGTCGGTGCGGACCCGCACCATGCAGACGAACTCGGTTGAAAAGGTCTCGATGCTCGCGATCTTCATGGTTCCCCTTTGCTGCTCACTGCATGAAGCTTCCGCCGTTGACGAAGAAGTTGGCCCCGGTGGTGTAGCGCGACGCGAGGATCGCATCGAGCATCCGGGTGATGTCTTCGGGCTCGCCGATGCGCCCGGCCGGGATCCGGTCGATCACCCGCTGCCGGCCCTCCGGGGTGTGGATGGCATAGCGCTCCCGGACATCCGGCGTGTCGAAGGATCCGGGGATCAGGCAGTTGACCTGGATCCGCGGCGCGAGTTCCAGGGCGAGGCACTTGGTAAAGGCGAGCACGCCGCCCTTGGCACTGCAGAAGTTGGCGCCGTTGGTTCGTCCCTGGAAGCCGCAGGAGGCGCCCAGGTTGATGATGTGGCCCGGCCGGTCGGGATTGCGGATGAGATACTCTTGGCAGCAGATGAAGCTGCCCTTCAGATGAGAGGCGACAACCTCGTCCCACATCGCGTCCGTGATCTCCAGGAAGGAGGCGTCGCGGTTCACCCCGGCGGAATTGATCAGCACATCGACCTTGCCGAAGACCGAGAGGGCTTCATCGAACATCCGGGACACGTCTTCGCGCTTCCTGACGTCGGCCTTGAAGCTCAAGACCTGTTCGGAGAGTCCCTTGTTCGCGAGATCGGCGAGAAGCGCCTCGGCCTTCGCCTCGCTGCGGAAGTTCATCACCACGCCGTAGCCCCGGCCGGCGAGGTGCGCCACCATCATGGCGCCCAATCCGCTGGAACCGCCGGTCACCACGGCCACCTGCTGGTCGCTCATCGCTTCTTTCCCCCTTGCCCCCGAAGGCCGATCAAGACGAGGCGCCGCCCCAGATGTCGCCGACCGTGAAGCCCTCGGGGAAGGGGTCCTCCGGGTCGACCACGTAGCTCGCGAAGCCGGTGATCCAGGCCCGGCCGCTGAGGGTCGGCACCACCGCCGGATAATCGCCGACCCTGGTCTCGCGGATCAGGCGCCCGGTGAACGTCGTGCCGAGGATTCCCTCGTGGTGGAAATCCTGGTTCAGGCCGAGCCGGCCCTTGGCGTGCAGCACGGCCATCTTGGCGCAGGTGCCGGTGCCGCAGGGCGAGCGGTCGATCGCGCCGGTCCAGGTCGCCGGCCGGTCCCAGTCCAGTTCGCCGCTGGAGACCACCACGGCGTTCTTGGCGCTCGCGCCCGGCGCGG
Protein-coding regions in this window:
- a CDS encoding mandelate racemase/muconate lactonizing enzyme family protein yields the protein MKIASIETFSTEFVCMVRVRTDEGGEGWGQVAPYNADITAQVLHRQVAPYALGADALDIDRLMDLIPEREHKFPGSYLRRAMGGLDTALWDLRGKREGKSVCELLGGTPRPIRVYGSSMKRDITPEDEAERFVRLRGEQGYDAFKFRIGEECGRDVDAWPGRTEAIVEEVSRRLRGEADLLVDANSGFSPARAIEVGRLLEDHGICHYEEPCPYWELGWTKEVADALDVDVTGGEQDCDLTIWRRMIDMPAVDVVQPDICYLGGLTRTLRVAEMARAAGLPCTPHAANLSLVTVFTLHMMGAIEGAGPYVEFTIEGPDYYPWQDGLFDPALVARDGKVQIPDAPGWGVEISQDWLDRAAYQTSETG
- a CDS encoding SDR family NAD(P)-dependent oxidoreductase, with the protein product MSDQQVAVVTGGSSGLGAMMVAHLAGRGYGVVMNFRSEAKAEALLADLANKGLSEQVLSFKADVRKREDVSRMFDEALSVFGKVDVLINSAGVNRDASFLEITDAMWDEVVASHLKGSFICCQEYLIRNPDRPGHIINLGASCGFQGRTNGANFCSAKGGVLAFTKCLALELAPRIQVNCLIPGSFDTPDVRERYAIHTPEGRQRVIDRIPAGRIGEPEDITRMLDAILASRYTTGANFFVNGGSFMQ